A DNA window from Castanea sativa cultivar Marrone di Chiusa Pesio chromosome 7, ASM4071231v1 contains the following coding sequences:
- the LOC142644329 gene encoding uncharacterized protein LOC142644329, with protein MRWFDALEEGFIGSSEELTRAFRARFITCSRVPKPLAALLSMAMREGETLKIYSDRYWETYNEMDGDVEDVVVRTFKVGFPTEHGLRKSLIMKATLNMRQLMDCIDKYKRVEEDQIQGKGKAKVFSERKDPRGIGYQGREPGMSSRILFVWGGLGDEAARRGNQMAKRVKLSATPVLGFSKEDKEGTSQPHDDALVVTIRIGGYDVK; from the exons ATGCGATGGTTTGACGCATTGGAAGAGGGGTTCATAGGGTCCTCTGAAGAGTTGACGAGGGCGTTTAGGGCTAGATTCATAACGTGCAGTAGGGTCCCTAAACCTTTAGCTGCATTGTTATCCATGGCAATGAGGGAAGGAGAGACTCTTAAAATTTATTCAGATCGATACTGGGAAACCTATAATGAAATGGATGGAGATGTTGAGGATGTGGTTGTAAGGACGTTTAAGGTAGGGTTCCCTACTGAACACGGTCTACGGAAGTCCTTGATAATGAAAGCTACTTTAAACATGCGTCAACTCATGGATTGCATAGATAAGTATAAACGAGTTGAGGAGGATCAAATTCAAGGCAAGGGTAAAGCAAAAGTGTTTTCGGAGAGAAAAGATCCTCGGGGTATTGGGTATCAAG GGAGAGAGCCCGGGATGTCTTCTAGGATCCTATTTGTGTGGGGTGGTCTGGGGGATGAGGCTGCGAGAAGGGGCAATCAAATGGCTAAAAGGGTGAAGTTGTCGGCAACCCCCGTCTTGGGTTTTTCTAAAGAGGATAAGGAGGGAACAAGCCAACCgcatgatgatgctttggtggtaACTATTCGGATTGGGGGGTATGATGTGAAATGA